Genomic DNA from Actinomycetota bacterium:
CGAGCCGCTGCCCGATGCCGTGCGCTGGCTCCTGGTGGGCTCGCTCGCCGGAGCGGTGCTCTCGATCGCGCTCATCGCCTGGGCGCTCGAGCTGCGACGCACGCAGACCGAGCTCTACCGCACGGCCGAGATCGCCCTGCCCCTCAGCGCCCTCCTGTGCCTGGGAGTCGGTCTCACCGACTGGGGAGCAAAGGCGAGCCTGACCGCGATGGTGGTGCTGCTCCTCGCCCCGGTCGCGGCGGGCACGGTGGTGTGGCTGAAGCATCCCGAACCGAACACGGTCGACCTCGACTGAGCGGCCACCCTCGTAGTATCGACGACGTGTTACGATACATCGCGATAGTCACGGAGCGAGGAGGCGACGATGGGTCACGCTTCACATCGATCGAGGCACCGGTACCACCACGACGCGTGGAGTCACCGTGGTCACTGGGAGAAGGCCTGGTTCGCAGGTCCCCCGTGGGCCGGGGGACGTCGAGCCCGGCGCGGCGACGTTCGAACGGGGCTGCTCTCGTTGCTCTCGGACAAGCCGATGCACGGGTACGACCTGATCCGCGAGCTGGAGGAGCGGAGCGGGGGGGCGTGGAGGCCGAGTCCCGGCTCGATCTATCCG
This window encodes:
- a CDS encoding PadR family transcriptional regulator, which encodes MGHASHRSRHRYHHDAWSHRGHWEKAWFAGPPWAGGRRARRGDVRTGLLSLLSDKPMHGYDLIRELEERSGGAWRPSPGSIYPTLQLLEDEGLVTSEEQDGKRVYTITDAGRAELEERRARGGSQEPWEFGPLGEGLGQLRESGFQLASAA